The Sphingopyxis sp. CCNWLW2 genome contains the following window.
AGGCATCGAGCGTCGCCTCGAGCGCCGCGGGCGACGAAAAGTCGACAAGCACATCGGCGTCGCTGGCGAGCCGCAAGACATTGCCGCCCCGGTCGATACCGCAACTGCGCTGTCCCGCTTCGGAGATCGCGGCGGCGAGCGCGACGCCCATCCGCCCTTCGCTGCCGATAATGCCGATGCTGGTCATAACCTGTCCCCTAAATTGCCGCCCCCTTTAGCCGCTCGTGTCGAGCGAAGTCGAGGCACCCGTCGAAATGATGCAATGCCGATGGGCATCTCGACTTCGCTCGATGCGAACGGATAGAGAGGAGTCATGCGTGACATCCAGAATATCGTTATCTTGACCGGCGCCGGCGTTTCGGCCGAAAGCGGCATCGACACCTTTCGCGACAGCGGCGGCCTTTGGGAACAGCATCGCGTCGAGGATGTCGCGACCCCCGAAGCCTTTGCGCGCGATCCCGACCTTGTCCTGCGCTTTTACGACATGCGGCGCGAGGCGATCCAGACCAAGGCGCCGAACGCCGCGCATGAAGCGCTCGCGCGGCTCGACGCCGCATGGCCGGGCGAACTGCTCATCGTAACACAAAATGTCGACGACCTCCACGAGCGCGCGGGCGCGAAGCGGCTGATCCATATGCATGGCGAGCATCTCAATGCCTGGTGCACCGCATGCGATACGCGGGTGCCGTGGACGGGGCCGTTGCTCGACCGGCCGGCGTGCAGCGCGTGCGGCATCGTCGGCACGCTGCGTCCCGACATCGTCTGGTTCGGCGAAATGCCGTACCGGATGGACGATATCTATCATGCGCTGAACCGCGCCGACCTGTTCGTGTCGATCGGCACGTCGGGCGCGGTCTATCCCGCCGCGGGCTTCGTGCGCGAGGCGCGCGCATCGGGCGCGCGGACGCTTGAGCTCAATATGGAGCCGAGCCAGGGCAGCTACTGGTTCGACGAGGCGCGGCAGGGTCCGGCGACGCGGCTGGTGCCCGAGTGGGTCGAGGAAATTCTGGGCTAGCTAGCGGCGCGACGCGAAGAAATCGCGGAGGAGCGCGGCCGCCTCCGCGTCGCCGATGCCGTCGTAAAGCTCGGGCCTATGGTGGATCGTCGGCTGCGCGAAGGTGCGCGGACCATGGACGACGGCGCCGCCCTTCGGATCGTCGGCGCCATAATAGAGGCGCGCGATTCGCGCGTGGGCGATCGCGCCGGCGCACATCGCGCAGGGTTCGAGCGTCACATAAAGATCGCAGCCATCGAGACGCTCGTTGCCGAGCTTGGCCGCCGCGGCGCGAATCGCGACGATTTCAGCATGCGCGGTCGGGTCATGCGATTCGCGCGGGCGGTTATGGCCTTCGGCGATAATCGCGCCGTCCTTGACGATCACCGCGCCGACGGGCACTTCGCCCCATTCCGCGGCGATGCGGGCCAGATCGAGCGCGCGGCGCATCGGTTCGGGGAGCGGAAACTGGGCCATAAAAGCGCCCTATTCGCTTGACGAATCTCCGGCAAGCCGATAAGCGCGCGCCTTTCCCGGCTCACTCCGGTCCTGTACTGCCCGTTTTACGGGAAGTGCCCGGACGCCGATCCGAAATTTTTTTGACGAGGACGAAACCATGTCGCGCATCTGCGAACTGACCGGCAAGGGCCGCCAGGTTGGCCACAATGTGAGCCACGCCAACAACAAGACCAAGCGCACCTTCCTGCCCAACCTGCAGAATGTGACGTTGCTGTCGGACGCGCTCGGCAAGGGTGTGAAGCTGCGCGTGTCGACCCACGGCCTGCGCACGGTCGAGCATAATGGCGGCCTCGACAACTGGCTGCTGAAGGCCGGCGACGACCAGCTGTCGACTTCGGCACGCAAGGTGAAGAAGGAAGTCGCGAAGAAGCTGGCCGAAAAGGCCGCTTAAGCGCTTTCAAATCGCTAAAAGCAATCAGGCCGCCGGGTTACCGCGCGGCCTTTTTGCTGTCCGGCCTCTTTTTCGGCGGCAGGCCCACCAGTTCGAATTGCAGCAGCAGGCTGCGTTGCCAGACGTTGAAATTATCGTCCGCGACGAGCCACAACCAGGTCCGTCCCTGCTCGACCGAGATCGCGGCGCCTTCATAATTTTCGGCGAGCGCCGCGGGAACGCGGCCGACCGTCCGTGATCGCACGACAGCGTCCCTTTTGATGTCCGCAGGGTCGACAACAGCGACGATCGTCGTGAAAACGGGGTCGAAACCCAGCCGCCGGTGGACGAGCAGGATGCGTCCGTCGGGCAGCGCCGCGGCATCGCTGACCAGCCCACGCCCCGCCGAATCATAAAAGAAGCGAATCGGCGCGGGACCGGGCGCCGCCGGATCGCC
Protein-coding sequences here:
- a CDS encoding NAD-dependent deacylase, producing MRDIQNIVILTGAGVSAESGIDTFRDSGGLWEQHRVEDVATPEAFARDPDLVLRFYDMRREAIQTKAPNAAHEALARLDAAWPGELLIVTQNVDDLHERAGAKRLIHMHGEHLNAWCTACDTRVPWTGPLLDRPACSACGIVGTLRPDIVWFGEMPYRMDDIYHALNRADLFVSIGTSGAVYPAAGFVREARASGARTLELNMEPSQGSYWFDEARQGPATRLVPEWVEEILG
- the rpmB gene encoding 50S ribosomal protein L28, whose amino-acid sequence is MSRICELTGKGRQVGHNVSHANNKTKRTFLPNLQNVTLLSDALGKGVKLRVSTHGLRTVEHNGGLDNWLLKAGDDQLSTSARKVKKEVAKKLAEKAA
- the tadA gene encoding tRNA adenosine(34) deaminase TadA, which codes for MAQFPLPEPMRRALDLARIAAEWGEVPVGAVIVKDGAIIAEGHNRPRESHDPTAHAEIVAIRAAAAKLGNERLDGCDLYVTLEPCAMCAGAIAHARIARLYYGADDPKGGAVVHGPRTFAQPTIHHRPELYDGIGDAEAAALLRDFFASRR